The Leifsonia xyli genomic sequence GGGAACAGCTACCTCGTGTCGCTCGACCTCGACAGCTCGCTGAAGACGGCGAAGGGCTACGACGACGTCACCGGCCTCGGCGGCGTCTCCTTCGACCTGCTGAGCTGGGTCGCGCAGGGTCGGCACTAGCCGCATCCCGTCCCATCGCGGGCCGGCCGTCTCCCTCGCGGAGGCGGCCGGTCCGCTGTGTGGGGCTGGTTAGGCTGGGGAGGTGACCGTCACCATCCGCCCCGCCGCCGCGGGCGACGAAGCGGCCCTCGCGGCCGTCGCCGCCGCGACCTTCCCGCTCGCCTGCCCGCCGCACACGACGGAGGAGGCGAAGGCGGCCTTCATCCGGGGGGTGTTGTCGGAGGAGCGGTTCGCCGAGTACCTCGCCGACCGCACCCGGCGACTGCTGATCGCCGAGAATGCGGACGGCGCGGCCGTCGGTTACACGATGGTCAACCTGGGGGAGCCTTCGGACGAGGATGTGCGCGCCGCCATCCACGTGCGTCCGACCGCCGAGCTCAGCAAGTGCTACGTGCTGCCCGGCCATCACGGCGAGGGCGTCGCCGCGCGCCTCATGGCGGGGAGTATGGATGCAGCCGTGACGGCCGGAGCCGACGGGATGTGGCTCGGCGTCAACCAGGAGAACGCGCGGGCCCAGCGCTTCTACGGCAAGCACGGCTTCGAACGCGTCGGGACGAAGCGGTTCCTCGTCGGCGACCGCTACGAGGACGACTTCGTGATGGAGCGGGCGCTCTAGCCCTCGGCGATCTTCACGGCGATCTTGCCGCGGGTGTGGCCGCCCTCGATCGCCGCGTGTGCGTCGGCGATCCGGTCGAGCGGGAAGATCTCGTCGACGTGGACGCGGACGTTCCCGGCCTCGAGCAGGCGTGCGATGACCGCGAGGGTGTTGCCGTCGGGCGCCACCTTGTAGTCGGTGCCCCGCACCCCCGCATTCGCCGCGTCCTCGGCGAAGCCGGGCCAGCTGCCGGTCGGCGCGTTGACGATGAGGCCGCCCGGCCGCAGCGCGGCGAGCGAGCGCGTCCCGGTGTCGTCGTGCACGTTGCCGACCAGGTCGATGACGACGTCGGCGTCGTGCACCACGTCCTCGAAGCGAGTGGTGCGGTAGTCGATGACCTCCGCGGCGCCGAGCGACCGCAGCCATGACGCCTTGGAGCCGGAGGCCGTCGCGATCACGTGCGCGCCGAAGTACGACGCGAACTGCACCGCGAAGTGGCCGACCCCGCCGCTGCCCGCGTGGATCAGCATCCGCTGGCCCTCGTGCGCCTTGGCGACCTCGACGACCATGCCCCAGGCGGTGAGCGCGGCGAGCGGCACCGCGGCCGCCTCGATGTGAGACAGCGTCGCGGGCTTCTTCACCACGCTGAGCGCGGGCACCGACACGTACTCGGCGTAGCTGCCTCCCGAGCGCGGCACGGCCACCATCCCGAACACCTCGTCGCCCGGACGGATGGGATGGGCGCTGTACGGCGACTCCACCACGACCCCGCTGAAGTCGTGCCCGAGCACCGCGGGGAAGGAGTGGATGGCGCCGAACACCCCGCGCCCGGCCCGCGTCTTCGCGTCGATCGGGTTGACGCTCGCCGCGACGACCTTGACCAGGAACTCTGCGTTCACCCTGTCCGGGTAGGCCGTCTCGCCGAGCCGGAGGGCGTCCGGCCCGCCCGCGTCGTCCAGGAGCGCGGCCCGCATCGTCTTCGGCATCAGTCATCCCCTCGTCGAGATCCGTTCCCCGGTCGGTTCCGCCAGTCAATCCTGCTCGTGGGTCGGGGGTGTTACGTTCGGGTCACCACATGTGAACAATCTGTTTCGGATACCCCCAGGACGTTCCCAGGGGCGCGGCCGTTAGGATGCTGCGACCCGGTTCCGCCTGTCCGAAGGCCCGGGGACAACGCCGGCTCGACCCGAGGAGCAACCCGTGCGACGACTGCTGCGGATCGCCCGCGAGCCCTTCGCCGTCCCCGTGCTCGCGCGCGGCTGGCAGCGCGCCGTCCCCATCCTCCTGGGGATCGGGACGCTGTGCGTGCTGGGCGGTCTGGCCATCATCTGGGCCGCCCGGCTCACTGTGCCGTACCCCGTCTACGTGAGCGAGCTGGGCGCGCAGGGCGCACCGACCGCCGCGCCGTTCGCGGTAGCCCTGCTGCTCATCGCCGTCGGCGGGTTCGCGATCGCGGTCGCGAGCGGTCACATCCGTTCATCGGCGCGCTGGCTCGACCGGTGGGCGCCGGCGGTCACGCTCGGCTTCGCGGCGCTGTGCTTCGTGCTCGCCTCGCAGATCACCTGCTCGGCGAACTGCCCGGTGCCGCTCGTCGACCCGCGGTCGACGCCGCAGGACCTCATCCACACGGTTTCCGCGGTGATCGGGTTCGCGGCGGCGTGCTTCGCGATGCTGCAGGTCGGCTTCAGCCGCCGGCTGCCGCGGGTGTCGTGGATGTCGCGGATGAGCTGCGCCGCGGTCGCGGTCATAACGATCGTCGGCGGCCTGCTCGCGATCGTGCGCGTCGGCGCGGACGTGGGCGCGTGGCTCGAGCTGATCGGGACGACGGTCGCAGTGGGCTGGATCGCGGTCTACGCGCTGGCGCTGACACGCATCCCGGTCGGGGTCACCGAGAAGAGCGTGGGCTCGGGCTCCGGTGCGGTCTCCGCCGGTGCCGGCGTCGTGCTCGCGCGTGAGGCGGGCGTCGGCGCGGACGTCGCCTGACGCAGCAGCTCGATCAGGTCGGCCGCGAGGGCGACCAGCTTCTCGATCTCCGCTTCGTCCCGGTCGACCCAGCGGCACTCCGGCTCGTCGCGCAGCGGCACGAAGCCGTCGTGCTGCTCCCAGACGAAGAGGGTGCGCTCGGCGCCCAGCACGTACTGCTGCCACCAGATCTGACGCAGGTAGTGGCGCGGGATGCTGCGCAGCGGCTTGTTCGTGGTCTTGATCTCGCAGAGCTCGATCCGGTCGTCCGTGCGGACGGCCAGGCCGTCGGGGGTCGCGAGGTGGCGGCGGTCGCGCTCGGCGTGGAACAGCAGCTCCGACGGCTGGATGCCGTGCGTGGCGGCGACCCAGGCCGCGATCTCGGGCTCGCGCGAGCGGCCGTGCTGCGTGAAGACGTTGCCGCTGAAGCCGTTGCCGTGGAGCTTGTCGTACATCGCGGCGCGCACGGCACGCGGTGACGACAGCTTCGCCACGTCCGTCGCCGTAATCCCGCGGCTGCGGGCGCGCAGCCAGCCCACGCGATCCGACGACCGGGCGACGACGCGAGCCAGGTGGCCGGTGGCGCCGGGCACCGCGGGGACGACCGGGACGGGGGCCGGGCGGGCCGGGCTCAGATCCGCGAGGACGCCCGGCCGGTAGAGGTCGGCCGAACGGTACGGAGCGGAGTCGAGCACCTGTCCATTGTGCCTCGTCCGGCCGACGCTTGCCGTCACTTCACGCGCGTCGCGCCGACCTGCCTGCGTGCTTCGTCGATGGTCGCCAGCGTCTCGACCGCCTCGGCCAGGGGATGCAGCGGCGACTCCGTGCGCCCCTCGGCCACATAGCGGGCGAGCGCTGCCGCCTCGTACGACATCCCGTCGCGGTGCGGGCGACCATACGGGTCGCGCCAGTGGGCTGCCAGCGTGCCGTCCGGACGGAAGACCTTCAGGCCGCTCGGCCCCCAGAACGGGCTGTCGGTCTCGATACGGCCGTCGCTGCCGTTGATGGTGCCGAGCGAGGGCGTCCCCGCCAGCAGGCTCGTGCTGAGCAGCGCCTGGGCGCCGTGCGCGGACGACAGCACCAGGGCGACCTGCTCGTCCACGCCGCTCTCGGCGAGCGTGCCGGTCGCGATGATCCCCGCCGGGGCCCCGAGGGCGAACGAGGCCCAGGACACCGTGTATACACCCAGGTCGAGCAGGGCGCCGCCGGCGAGGGCCGGGTCCCAGAGCCGGCTGCTGGGGTCGTACCGTACGCGGCCGCCGAAGTCAGCGGTCACGACGCGCACGTCGCCCAGCGCGCCCTGCTCGAGGAGCTGGCGGACGATGTCGGTCTGCGGCAGATACCGCGTCCACATCGCCTCCATGGCGAAGACGCCCGCCTCTCTCGCCGCGGCCACGATCTCCCGCGCCTGCCCGGCGGTCACGGCCATCGGCTTTTCGATGAGGACGTGCTTGCCCGCCGCGATCGCGAGCAGTGCGTGCGCGCGGTGCTCGCTGTGCGGGGTCGCGACGTAGACCACATCCACGTCGGGGTCGCCGACCAGGGCCTCGTACGAGCCGTAGGACCGCTCGACGCCGTGCGCCGCGGCGAAGGCGGCCGAGCGCTCCGCGGAGCGCGAACCGGCGGCGACGACGCGCTGCCGGGTGTGCCGGTGCAGGGCGTCGGTGAAGTCGGCCGCGATCCCGCCGGGCCCGAGGACGCCCCAGCGCAAGGCGGGGGCGTCGTGCGGGTCCGGATGGCGTGGTTCGGGCAGTGCGGCAAGCAGGTCGGTCACGGGTTCCTCCAGGTCCTGGGGTCGGTGTCAGACGGGCTGGGGGTTGGAGACCTCGGGCGCCTGGCGCGCGCCCTCCACCGGAGCCGCCCAGCGCACGCCGTTGGCGAGCACGCGGCGCACCTGCGGGTGGAAGTACACGGGGTATTCCTGGTCGCCGGGGCTGAAGTAGAAGATCTTGCCGCGTCCGCGCGTGAACGTCACGCCGGAGCGGAACACCTCCCCGCCGGTGAACGAGCTGATGAACACGAGGTCGTCCGGCGTCGGGATGTCGAAGAACTCGCCGTACATCTCCTGCGCGTCGATCACGATCGGCTGGTCGACGCCCGCGGCGATGGGATGGGTCGGGTTCACGTTCCACACGAGCTCGCGCTCGCCGCCCTCCGGGTTGCGCCAGCGCAGCGAGCATGTGGTGCCGAGCATCCGGATGAAGATCTTCGAGAAGTGGCCCGAGTGCAGGACGATGAGCCCCATGCCGCCGAGCACATGTCGGCGCACCCGCTCGACCACCTCGTCGGAGACCCGGTCGTGCGCGATGTGCCCCCACCAGAGCAGCACGTCGGTGCCCGCGAGGGCCTCCTCGCTCAGGCCGTGCTCGGGGTCGTCGAGGGTCGCCGTGCGCACGGCGACCTCGTCGCCGAGCAGGTCGCTCAGCCCCTCGGCGATCGCGCCGTGGATGCCGTGCGGATAGATCGCAGCGATCTCGGGCTGGGTCGCCTCGTGGACGCCCTCGTTCCAGACGGTGACGCGCAGGGTCATGGTCATGCTCCTTCGGTGACGGGCGCGAGGCGGACCTCGGCGCCGATGCGTGCGGATTCGTAGGCCGCGTCGATGATGCGGGCGCGTTCGAGTGCGAGGCGGCCGTCCCAGGCGGACCACGCGCTCTCGTCGGCGACGTGCTCGAGGAAGGTCTCCACCACCGCCAGGTGGCCGCGGCCGGGGTCGGCGGTGACCGAGATGTCCTCGCTCTGCTCGCCCTCGCCCGTGAAGATGGTCAGCTCGCCGGAGGGCGCGTAGTCGACCACGCGCAGATCGGCGCCGCCCTCGGTGCCGTAGAGCGTGATGCCGAACTCGTCGCCGGCCGGGCGGTACGCCGCCCAGCTCGTCTCGATCACGATCGACCCGCCGCCTTCGAGGCGCAGCAGGAGGCTGGCGAGGTCTTCCACCTCGTAGGCCGACCCCACCTGCTGCTTGCCCGCGGTCGCGCCGCCGCGCCCGCGGACGCCCAGCTCGGAGTGCGTCACGGCCGACACGGCCGCCACCTGCGGCTCGCCGAAGAGGTGGAGCGCGTAGTCGAGCACGTGCACGCCGATGTCGATCAGCGGGCCGCCGCCCGCCATCTCGCGGTTGGTGAACCAGCTGCCGAGGGCCGGGATGCCCGCCCGGCGCAGCCAGATGGCGCGCGCATGGTACGGGCGGCCGATCTGGCCGGCGTCCACCGCGGCCTTGAGCGCCTCGATGTCGCCACGGCGGCGGTGGTTGAAGGCGACCTCCAGCACGCGGCCGGAGCGGTGGGCCGCATCCACCATCGTCTGCGCCTCGGCGGCCGTGCGCGCGATCGGCTTCTCGCTGAGCACGTGCAGGCCGGCGTCGAGGGCGCCGACGGCGATGGGCGCGTGCAGGAAGGTCGGGACGGCGACGCTGACGACGTCGAGGTCGCCCTCGGCGACGAGGTCCTTCCAGTCGCGGTGCAACCGGGTGAGGCCGTACTTCTCGCCGAGCTCGGCGCGCGGGACGTCCTCCATGCCGGCGATGGCGACCAGCTCGACGCCGGGCAGAGCGTCGTACGCCGCCATGTGCTGCTGGCCGGCCCAGCCGAGGCCGACGACGCCGGCGCGCAGGGGGCGGCCGGAGGAGGTGCTGTTCGTGGTCATGTGCCTTCTTTCGGATTTCGAATCGATTCGATCGTGGTCACGGAGGGGTTGATGGGCAAGGGGCGAACCTCAGCGGAAGAGCGAGCGCGGCGTCCCGGCATCGGGATCCAGGGCCCGCTGCACGACCATGACGGCCGCGCCGATGACGCCCCCGGTCTCGCCGGAGCGGGATTGGGTGATGGTGAGGTGCTGCGTCGCCAGGGGCGTCGAGCGCTGGTAGACGACCTCCCGCATCCCGGCGAGGAGCTGCTCGCCGACGCGGGAGAGGCTGCCGCCGACGACGATCACCGACGGATTGAGGAGGTTGACGCAGGTGGCGACCACCGCGCCGAGGTCGCGGCCCGCCTGGCGGATCGCCTCGAGCACGCGCGGATTGCCTGTGCGCGCCAGCTCCACCACATCGTCGCTGGTGGAGGCGGGGAAGCCCAGCGCGGTCAGCGTGCGCGCGATCGCCGGACCGCTCACCAGCGCCTCCAGGTCGGCATCCTGCTCGCCGTGCCTGGGTGTGTCGGTGCCGAACGGGACGCGCACGTGCCCGAGGTCGCCGGCCGAGCCGAGTGCCCCGCGCTGCAGCCGGCCGCCGCTGATGATCCCCGCGCCGACGCCTGTCGCCACCTTGACGAACAGCAGGTCGGTCTCCTCGGGCCACATCAGCGTCTGCTCGCCCAGTGCGAGGAGGTTCACGTCGTTGTCGACCAGGACCGGCACGTCGAACACCCGCCGGATGTAGCGCGGGATGTCGAACCGGTCCCACCCCGGCATGATCGGCGGATTGACCGGCAGGCCGGTCGAGTGCTCCACGGGACCCGGGACGCCGACGCCCACGCCGATCAGGTCCTCTGGGCGGCGACCGGAGTCGGAGTAGAGCTCGCAGGCGATCTCGAGCGCCCAATCCAGGATGTCCGCGGGCCCGTCGGCGATCGCGAGGCGCTCCGACCGGCTCGCCATGATGTTCCCGGACAGGTCGGCGAGGGCGACCACGCCGTGCGTCGCGCCGAGGTCGATCGCGAGGACGACCCGCGACTCCGAGTTGAAGCGGATCCGCGCCGGAGGCCGGCCGCCGGAAGAGGGGTCGTCCCCGGCAGGGATCACGAGGCCAGCGGCGGTGAGCAGGTCGATGCGGGACGCGATGGTCGAGCGGGCCATGCCCGTCAACTCGGCTAGTTGCGCGCGCGTCCGAGGGATGCCGTCGCGCAGGATCGTCAGCAACTCGGCGGCGTCTGCGGCGACGAGCGCAGAATCGCGCGCGCTGTCGGTCATGACGGTATTGAACCACAGTGTCGTCCCACAGCCCAAAGATATGCATGCATCAGTCGACTTTTGATTGACACCCGGCAGAAGTCCGGCTTGAATGGATCTCGCGCCCTTTCGAGCGCATCCACACCGCAACGAACTCGACGAGGAGAACATGTCGACGTCCCCAGTCTCCGTGCAGCTCTACACGGTCCGTGAACTCCTGACCGAGGACACGGTCGGAACCCTCAGGCGGATCGCCGACATCGGGTTCACCCAGGTCGAGCCGTTCGCCTTCCTCAGCTTCGGCGACGCGCTGCGCCAGGGTCTCGGCGAGGCCGGCCTCAGCGCCCCCACCACCCACCAGGGCTTCCTCGGCGGCGACCTCGACGAGGTCTTCGGCGCCGCGAAGGAGCTCGGCATCCAGACGGTGATCGACCCGTTCGTCGCGCCCGAGAAGTGGCAGACCGCGGAGGACGTCGCGCAGACCGCCGACCAGCTCAACGCCGCGGCCGAGGTGGCCGCCCGCCACGGCATCCGCGTCGGCTACCACAACCACGACCACGAGATCTCCAGCACGATCGAGGGCGTCACGGCGCTCGAGTTCTTCGCCGGCCGGCTCGCGCCCGAGGTCGTCCTCGAGGTCGACACCTACTGGGTGGCCGTCGGCGGCGTCGACCCCGTCGCCTACCTGCCCAAGCTCGGCGACCGCGTCGTCGCGCTCCACATCAAGGACGGCCCCGGCACCCACGACAACAAGGATCAGGTCGCGGTCGGCCAGGGCTCGCTCCCCATCGAGCAGATCATCGCCGCGGCGCCGAACGCGCTGCGCGTCATCGAGCTCGACGACTCGCGCGGCGACCGCTTCCAGGCCGTGGCCGACAGCTTCGCCTTCCTCTCCGCCAAGGGCCTCGCATGAGCCGCGGCGTCGTCGGCGTCGGCGTCATCGGTGCGGGCGTCATCAGCAACGAGTACCTCGGCAACCTCACCAGCTTCCCCGACCTCGACGTCCGGTTCGTCGCCGACATCGACGTCGAGCGGGCGCGGGCGCAGGCGGAGAAGTTCGGCGTTCCCGGCTCGGGCACCGTCGAGGAGCTCCTCGCCGACGACGCCATCGAGATCGTCGTCAACCTGACCATCCCCAAGGTTCACGTCGAGGTGGCGCTCCAGGCGCTCGCCGCAGGCAAGAACGTGTGGAGCGAGAAGCCGTTCGCGCTCGATCGTGCCAGCGGCCGAGAGCTGCTCGAGGCGGGGCACGCCGCGGGGCTCCGCGTCGCGACCGCTCCGGACACGTTCCTCGGGTCGGGCATCCAGTCGGCCCGCCGCCTGGTCGAGAACGGCGACATCGGAGCGCCGCTCACCGCCCTCACCCTGCTGCAGAGCCCGGGTCCGGAGTCATGGCATCCCAACCCCGACTTCCTGTTCCAGGAGGGCGCCGGCCCGCTGTTCGACATCGGCCCGTACTACCTCACCGCTCTGGTGCAGCTGTTCGGTCCCGTGGCCCGGGTGAGTGCGACGGCCTCGAAGGCCCGCGAGACCCGCGTCATCGGCTCCGGCCCCCGCGCCGGCGAGTCGTTCGCCGTCACCGTCCCGACGCACGTGAGCGCGCTCTACGAGTTCGAGAGCGGCCAGACCGCGCAGTCGGTCTTCAGCTTCGACTCCAAGCTCGGCCGGACGCAGTTCGAGGTGGCCGGACTCGACGGCACTCTCGTCGTGCCTGACCCGAACACCTTCGAAGGCGAGCTCATCGTGCACGGGGCGAAGGGCATCGAGACGTTCCCGTCGACCGGCACCACCGCCACACGCGGCATCGGGGTGGTCGAACTGGCCCGCGCCATCCGCGCCGGTGTGCCGGAGCGCGCTTCGGGGGAGCAGGCGTACCACGTGCTCGACATCATGGTCTCGACGATCGAGGCGGGGGAGTCCCGCACGCCCGTCGAGGTCCAGAGCACGGTCGAGGTCGCGCCGGCGCTGCCGGAGGACTGGGACCCGCGCGCGGCGACCCTGGCCTAGGGCGGCGAGATGACGGACGGAACGCATCCGAACATCGCCGCGACGAGCGGCGGACTGACGCGGCGCGAAGAGAGCGCAGCCGGGGCGCGGCTCCGGGTGGCGATCGTGGGTGGCGGCTTCATGGCCGAGGTGCACTCGCGCGCGGCGCGGGCCGCGCGCGCCGAGCTCGCCGGCATCGCGTCGTCGTCGCCGGAGCGCTCGGCGGCCGCGGCGGAGCGCCTCGGCATCGCGCGCGCCTACGGCTCGCTCGACGAGCTGCTCGCCGATGACGCGATCGACGTCGTGCACGTGACCACGCCGAACGCGCTCCATGCCGAGCAGGCGTCGGCGGTGTTGGCGTCCGGCAAGGACGTCATCTGCGAGAAGCCGCTGGCGACCACCGTCGCCGATGCCGAGGCGCTGGTCGCGGCGGCGGAAGGCCGGACGGCGACCGTTCCGTTCGTCTACCGCTTTCACCCGCTGGTCCGGGAGGCCCGCTTCAGGTTCGCCTCGGGGCAGGCCGGCCGGGTGCTCAGCATCAACGCGTCGTACCTGCAGGACTGGCTGCTCGGCGCGGGCGACGACAACTGGCGGGTCGACTCCGAGAAGGGCGGCCGGTCCCGCGCCTTCGCCGACATCGGCTCTCACCTGGTCGACCTCGTGGAGTTCGTCAGCGGCGACCGGGTCAGCCGGGTCTCCGCCACCAAGCGCACGGTGTTCACCGAGCGCGCCTCGCACGCGAACATCACCACCGAGGACGCCGTGGCGGTCGTCGTCGAGACGCACTCGGGCGCGCTCGGCACCCTTCTGGTCTCGCAGGTCGCTCCCGGCCGCAAGAACCGGCTGTGGCTCGAGATCGCCGGCAGCGAGGAGAGCGTCGCGTTCGACCAGGAGCAGCCGGAGACGCTGTGGGTGGGCCGCCGCAAGGGCAGCCTGATCATCCCGCGCGACGCCGACCAGCTCAGCGACGATGCGGCACGGCTGTCAATCGTGCCTTCCGGGCACCCGCAGGGCTACCAGGACGCGTTCAACGCGTTCGTCGCCGACAGCTACGCGGCGGTCGCCGGCGAAAGCCCGGACGGCCTGCCGCGCTTCACCGACGGCCTTCGGGCCGTGCGGATCACGGACGCAGTGATCGACTCGGCCGAGTCGGGCACCTGGATCGAGATGGGAACGGATTGATGACGGACGCCCTCGCAACGGACAACACCTCGGGTCGGACGCACCCGGTCACCCTGTTCACCGGCCAGTGGGCCGACCTCACCCTCGAGGAGGTCGCGAAGCACGCCTCCGAGTGGGGCTATGACGGACTCGAGATCGCCTGCTCGGGCGAGCACCTGGATGTCTGGCGCGCGGCGGAGGACGACGACTACCTGCAGGGCCGCCTCGATCTCCTCGACCGCTACGGGCTGAAGGTCTGGGCCGTCTCCAACCACCTCAAGGGTCAGGCGGTCTGCGACGACCCGATCGACTTCCGCCACCAGGCGATCGTCGGCTCGAAGGTCTGGGGCGACGGCGACCCCGAGGGTGTCCGCCAGCGCGCAGCCGAGGAGCTCAAGCTCACCGCGAAGGTCGCCCGCAAGCTCGGCGTGGACACCGTGGTCGGCTTCACCGGTTCGAGCATCTGGCCGTACGTGGCGCAGTTCCCGCCGGTGCCCGCGTCCGTCATCGACGCCGGCTACCAGGACTTCGCCGACCGCTGGAACCCGATCCTCGACGTGTTCGACGGCGAAGGTGTGCGGTTCGCGCACGAGGTGCACCCGTCCGAGATCGCGTACGACTACTGGACCAGCGTCCGCACCCTCGAGGCGATCGACCACCGCGAGGCCTTCGGCTTCAACTGGGATCCGTCGCACATGATGTGGCAGGACATCGACCCGGTCGGCTTCATCGTCGACTTCCAGGACCGCATCTACCACGTCGACTGCAAGGACACGCGCCTGCGCCCGAAGAACGGCCGTGCCGGCGTGCTCGGCTCCCACCTGCCGTGGGGCGAGCCCCGCCGCGGCTGGGACTTCGTGTCCACCGGTCACGGCGACGTGCCGTGGGAGGACGCCTTCCGGGCGCTCGAGTCCATCGGCTACGCCGGCCCCATCTCGATCGAGTGGGAGGACGCCGGCATGGACCGCCTGCACGGTGCGAAGGAGGCGGTCGGCTACATCCGCTCTCTGCTGTGGAAGCAGCCGACGGCGTCGTTCGACGCCGCGTTCAGCAACCAGGACTGACGCTCAGCCGCCGACCCGGAACTCCGAGAGCACCGGGTCGGCGGAGTGGCGCGCCCTGCCCGCCCGCGCGTCTCATGCGACGTCGAGCACCCACGTCACCCCGAAGCGGTCGGTCAGCATCCCGAAACCCGCCGACCAGGCGGATGCCGCCAACGGCTCGACGACGGTAGCGCCGTCGGCCAGGCGGTCCCAGTAGTCGCGGACCTCATCCAGACTGGACCCGCGGACGGAGACGAAGAACGACTGACCCGTGAGCGTCAGGCCGTTCTCGCGGCGGGTGGCCTCGCTCGCGGCCGGGCCGTTCGCTCCCGGAACGTCGTAGGCCATGAGCCGCAGTCCCGCGGGCGAGTCGACACGGCCGAAGATGACACGGGTCGCATCCGGAGCGTCGGCGGGCATCCCGAGCTCGCCATAGGTGGTCGTGGTGGCGGTGCCGCCGAACGCAGCGGCGTAGAAGTCGAGAGCCTCGCGGGCGCGGCCGTCGCGGAAGTTGAGGTGGGTGGTGGTCTCGATGGTCATGATGTCCTCTCGGTGCCGGGTCCGTCCCGGCTCCGCCAGCCTCACAGCAGAAGAGGACGCGATCGGTCCTCTTCTGGGGTGAGAATCGGATCATGACCGCCACTTCGTCCCGCATGCTCGAGATGCTGTCGCTCCTGCAGGCGCGCCGAGACTGGCCCGGCGCGGAGCTCGCCGAGCGGCTGGCGGTGACCACCCGCACGGTGCGTCGCGACGTCGAACGGCTCCGCGGGCTCGGTTACCG encodes the following:
- a CDS encoding acetyltransferase, with the translated sequence MTVTIRPAAAGDEAALAAVAAATFPLACPPHTTEEAKAAFIRGVLSEERFAEYLADRTRRLLIAENADGAAVGYTMVNLGEPSDEDVRAAIHVRPTAELSKCYVLPGHHGEGVAARLMAGSMDAAVTAGADGMWLGVNQENARAQRFYGKHGFERVGTKRFLVGDRYEDDFVMERAL
- a CDS encoding NADPH:quinone reductase, yielding MPKTMRAALLDDAGGPDALRLGETAYPDRVNAEFLVKVVAASVNPIDAKTRAGRGVFGAIHSFPAVLGHDFSGVVVESPYSAHPIRPGDEVFGMVAVPRSGGSYAEYVSVPALSVVKKPATLSHIEAAAVPLAALTAWGMVVEVAKAHEGQRMLIHAGSGGVGHFAVQFASYFGAHVIATASGSKASWLRSLGAAEVIDYRTTRFEDVVHDADVVIDLVGNVHDDTGTRSLAALRPGGLIVNAPTGSWPGFAEDAANAGVRGTDYKVAPDGNTLAVIARLLEAGNVRVHVDEIFPLDRIADAHAAIEGGHTRGKIAVKIAEG
- a CDS encoding recombinase, with translation MTASVGRTRHNGQVLDSAPYRSADLYRPGVLADLSPARPAPVPVVPAVPGATGHLARVVARSSDRVGWLRARSRGITATDVAKLSSPRAVRAAMYDKLHGNGFSGNVFTQHGRSREPEIAAWVAATHGIQPSELLFHAERDRRHLATPDGLAVRTDDRIELCEIKTTNKPLRSIPRHYLRQIWWQQYVLGAERTLFVWEQHDGFVPLRDEPECRWVDRDEAEIEKLVALAADLIELLRQATSAPTPASRASTTPAPAETAPEPEPTLFSVTPTGMRVSASA
- a CDS encoding oxidoreductase, encoding MTDLLAALPEPRHPDPHDAPALRWGVLGPGGIAADFTDALHRHTRQRVVAAGSRSAERSAAFAAAHGVERSYGSYEALVGDPDVDVVYVATPHSEHRAHALLAIAAGKHVLIEKPMAVTAGQAREIVAAAREAGVFAMEAMWTRYLPQTDIVRQLLEQGALGDVRVVTADFGGRVRYDPSSRLWDPALAGGALLDLGVYTVSWASFALGAPAGIIATGTLAESGVDEQVALVLSSAHGAQALLSTSLLAGTPSLGTINGSDGRIETDSPFWGPSGLKVFRPDGTLAAHWRDPYGRPHRDGMSYEAAALARYVAEGRTESPLHPLAEAVETLATIDEARRQVGATRVK
- a CDS encoding glutamine amidotransferase translates to MTMTLRVTVWNEGVHEATQPEIAAIYPHGIHGAIAEGLSDLLGDEVAVRTATLDDPEHGLSEEALAGTDVLLWWGHIAHDRVSDEVVERVRRHVLGGMGLIVLHSGHFSKIFIRMLGTTCSLRWRNPEGGERELVWNVNPTHPIAAGVDQPIVIDAQEMYGEFFDIPTPDDLVFISSFTGGEVFRSGVTFTRGRGKIFYFSPGDQEYPVYFHPQVRRVLANGVRWAAPVEGARQAPEVSNPQPV
- a CDS encoding oxidoreductase, with the translated sequence MTTNSTSSGRPLRAGVVGLGWAGQQHMAAYDALPGVELVAIAGMEDVPRAELGEKYGLTRLHRDWKDLVAEGDLDVVSVAVPTFLHAPIAVGALDAGLHVLSEKPIARTAAEAQTMVDAAHRSGRVLEVAFNHRRRGDIEALKAAVDAGQIGRPYHARAIWLRRAGIPALGSWFTNREMAGGGPLIDIGVHVLDYALHLFGEPQVAAVSAVTHSELGVRGRGGATAGKQQVGSAYEVEDLASLLLRLEGGGSIVIETSWAAYRPAGDEFGITLYGTEGGADLRVVDYAPSGELTIFTGEGEQSEDISVTADPGRGHLAVVETFLEHVADESAWSAWDGRLALERARIIDAAYESARIGAEVRLAPVTEGA
- a CDS encoding sugar kinase, giving the protein MTDSARDSALVAADAAELLTILRDGIPRTRAQLAELTGMARSTIASRIDLLTAAGLVIPAGDDPSSGGRPPARIRFNSESRVVLAIDLGATHGVVALADLSGNIMASRSERLAIADGPADILDWALEIACELYSDSGRRPEDLIGVGVGVPGPVEHSTGLPVNPPIMPGWDRFDIPRYIRRVFDVPVLVDNDVNLLALGEQTLMWPEETDLLFVKVATGVGAGIISGGRLQRGALGSAGDLGHVRVPFGTDTPRHGEQDADLEALVSGPAIARTLTALGFPASTSDDVVELARTGNPRVLEAIRQAGRDLGAVVATCVNLLNPSVIVVGGSLSRVGEQLLAGMREVVYQRSTPLATQHLTITQSRSGETGGVIGAAVMVVQRALDPDAGTPRSLFR
- a CDS encoding xylose isomerase, with the translated sequence MQLYTVRELLTEDTVGTLRRIADIGFTQVEPFAFLSFGDALRQGLGEAGLSAPTTHQGFLGGDLDEVFGAAKELGIQTVIDPFVAPEKWQTAEDVAQTADQLNAAAEVAARHGIRVGYHNHDHEISSTIEGVTALEFFAGRLAPEVVLEVDTYWVAVGGVDPVAYLPKLGDRVVALHIKDGPGTHDNKDQVAVGQGSLPIEQIIAAAPNALRVIELDDSRGDRFQAVADSFAFLSAKGLA
- a CDS encoding oxidoreductase — translated: MSRGVVGVGVIGAGVISNEYLGNLTSFPDLDVRFVADIDVERARAQAEKFGVPGSGTVEELLADDAIEIVVNLTIPKVHVEVALQALAAGKNVWSEKPFALDRASGRELLEAGHAAGLRVATAPDTFLGSGIQSARRLVENGDIGAPLTALTLLQSPGPESWHPNPDFLFQEGAGPLFDIGPYYLTALVQLFGPVARVSATASKARETRVIGSGPRAGESFAVTVPTHVSALYEFESGQTAQSVFSFDSKLGRTQFEVAGLDGTLVVPDPNTFEGELIVHGAKGIETFPSTGTTATRGIGVVELARAIRAGVPERASGEQAYHVLDIMVSTIEAGESRTPVEVQSTVEVAPALPEDWDPRAATLA